acagctcAGCAATGGGGGAGTGCCCATTCCCCCGTTGCCCGACGCCGTGGCCAAACCATCCTACTTCGCCGACGAGGTCGAGATCGTGCGCGCCTCCCTCACCGACGCCGAGCTCTCCCTCCCCcagtacgccgccgacaaccacgcGGCTTGGGCGGCGTAGTTCGAGCGCCGCCAGCAGCAGCGGCTGGCGTCCACCAACGGGGCGCCGGTGGCGTGAAGAATAGCGAGGGGCGCCACCTGTACTGGGGCGCCCCCGGCCGCACACTTGAGGGCGTGCTGACgcacctcgagggcggcaacaacCCGCCGTTGGCGTACCCCCCGGCGAGGGCGGCCGCCCCGGCGCACCGCCGACGCGACGGGCAATGGGCGCCAAGGAGGTTCGgcgcgtcctcctcctcttcctcctcccgctcctcctcccactcctccggcactccgacgctgctcggcgtcaaggccgagcccggcatcgtcatcaacgagggcggccaGCACGCCTCCTCGTCGGCTCCTCCTCCGCGCTTCGTCAAGCCAAAGACGGAACCGGGGCTGGCGCCGGTGAAGACGGAGCACGGCGAGGTCGAGCTCGACGACGACGCGGCCCTTGAATGGGCACGCCAGGACTCCATCAAGATGGCGACGGAGCgccagcgacgacgacgacgacgcgccgccgccgccaccagccggggaggggtccagcaggggcgcccgagtcaaggaggagaaggccgacgatggcggcgacgacggcgacttCTCGGCCTTCAGCAAGTTTTTTTTATTAGTTTTTATATGTAATGGCGACTACTCGACTTAAATCCGCAAATATAAGCCCAAGTTTGCCGAAATTTGACGTGTTTTAGCCGAACTTTACGTAAATTTGCTACACAATTTATTTTTTTCCCTGCGCCTGGGGCCGGCGGCTGGGGGCCAACTCGCCCCAGGCCCATTTTTTTCGCCGGGTCAtccccaggcggcgattttaggCGCCCCTGGGGCCAACGGCTGAAGATGCTCTCACAGGCCGAGTGCTAGACGCCACAGGCGGAGCCATCGAGCGGCGAGGTGACGGGCAAAAGGAGGCTCATCACGGTAGGAAAATGGCCAGCCCAACAACCATTAACAACCAAGATCGGTCGATTAGACAAGGTGAAAGTGAGTGAGGGAGGGAGGGGAGCTGGCATAGGCAAGCAAAGCAAAGCGTTGGCAGCGAAAGCCTAGCTACCGCGTGCAAATCACTGGGTGTTTTAAATAAGCAAGCAAGCAAGCATTACAACAGCTGGTGCTTAGGTACAGTACAGGCATCATCCATGTGTTACTTTCCAAGAATCAAACGCTTACAGTAGTGACTGACATGTGCTATAGAACAGAATCAAAGCCCgtgagaaaaaagaaaaaaggggccaaaaaggagaagaagatgaaAGAAAAAATGAAGACATGCACAAGTTGCTGATGAGCAAAGACAAGATCCATGCAAAGAACTAAGCAATTTCCTTTCTTCCAACTGATGAAGGGATCAATGCCGGTCGGTTATAGGGAGGGCTCGTCGCCctcgggggcgggggcggcggggctgTCCGTCGTCGCGTGCtgggcgggggaggaggcggagcgCCGGATCTCGTCGATGCGCGCGGCGGCGTCGGACATGCTGGGCCTCCGGTCGGGGTGCTGCGCGGAGCAGTCGATGGCGAGCTGGAGCAGCTGCACCATCTCCTCCTCCACGTTCTGGTACCTGAGGAGCTCCTGGTCGAACACCTCGGCGGTCCACTCCTCCCGGACGACCGACTGCACCCACCGGGGCAGGTCCAGGCCCTCCTCGTTCACCACGGCGTGGGTGGGCGCCTTGCCCGTGAGCAGCTCCAGCAGCAGCACGCCGAAGCTGTAGACGTCGGCCTTCTGCGAGACGCGCCGGATGTCGGTCACCTCCGGGGCGCGGTAGCCGGACACCCGGGTGGGGGAGAAGGACGGGCCGACGAGCGTGGGCAGGCCGTGGTCCGACACCCGGGCCTCGTAGCTCTTGGTGAGCAGCACGTTGGAGGACTTGATGTTGCCGTGCGACGCCGTCGGGCCCGTGGAGTGGATGTGCGCCACCCCGCGCGCCGTCGATAGCGCGATCGCCGACCGCGCCTCCCAGTCCAGCGGCGTCCGCCCCGACGACCGGTTCCCTGCACGCATGCACACGATCACATGAAGATTGTTAACACAGTAGTACATATCTCATCACAGTTAGTTACCGCGCTGGCGTGCGTGCACGGTGCAACACGGTTGTTTCTTTCCTTTTGGCTTCCGTTGGTTTTACGTTTCATGTGCATGTGCATGGCATGTGTTCTTATCTACCCCGTCCGGGCTCACGAATGATCCTTTTAAATCTCTCCGTGTGTGTTTACGTACGCCAGCCATTATTGGCGCGGGGAGGGGGAGGAATCCCGAGGACCGGAGCAGTGGCGCCAACTAAATGTCACATGGACGCATATCAAGTTCATCAACCACCCTGCCCCGGGACGCCTTCCCTGCTCACATGCGCACGCAACTTGCCAAGAAATTTTACTACTACCAGGAATCAATCCAATCTGCAACTAATAACTCCATGTACGTGCTCGCATAGTTGTATCGTACACTACGCTAGCACAGTATGGCATCCAAGATTTCAAAACTAGGTCGCCTCAGAACAGGGCAAGTTGGTCGCAAATGGCGGGTCGTGCCAAGGGCAGTCATGGCTGTCACGTTGTTGGCTGCCTTAAACTAGTGGATTAGACCCCACGCAACTCAGCTGGCAAACGCTGAGCCCGACAACTCTACTACTGTAGTCGTAGTACATTACTAGCGTACAAATTGCAGTTCGAGCGTATGAAATGTACACCTTGGCAATGGCAGGGCCATAAAGAAACCGGGCCATGGATGCGGCGGGGTAGGTCAGGCGTGGGTGGCCGTGATGCGAGCCAGCGAATTGATCGTGCCCGAGGGAGCACTGGTTAAAAGGGTCTCAAACGGAATGGATCGGGCGAAAGCGACGCGCCACCGCGTCCGCGTTGGACTTTTTTCACGCCGGCGACGGAATATCGCCAGCCTGTTTGGATCGATCCACCGACAGGGCGGCAGCGCCGATAACGAACCGGCCCGGCGCGAGCCTGTAAAAAGTTACCGTACTGTGAAAGAGAAGGTTTTTATTTTTTGTTACCGTGGAGGAGGGCGGAGAGGCTGCCCATGGACATGTAGTCGTAGACGAGCAGCTTCTCGTCCTTGCTGAAGTAGTAGGCGCGGAGGGGCACCACCAGCTCGTGCTGCACGGCGCCGATGGCCGCGATGCGCTCGCGGAACTCCGGCTCGGGGAGGTCCACGTCCTTGAGCCGCTTCACGGCCACCGCCGCGCCGCTCTCCATCACCGCCTTGTACGCCGTGCCGAACGCGCCCTTGCCCAGCACCTCCGCCGACGCGCGCAGCAGGTCCTCCAGGTCGAACGGCGGGGCCGCCGCCATCGGCCCGAAGTAGATCAGCTTCTTCGACCCCGCGGTCGACCCTCCTCCTCCTGACttggcggcgacggcggcagcTGCGGCCGCGGCGGCCGGCACCGCTGCGGCGCCGTGGACGCCGTTGCCGTTCTGCCCCTTGGGTTCCGCGTCCAGCGGGCCCATGCCCAGGTCCCGCCCCTTCTCCACCGCCGCCGTAGAAGACCTCGGCGCGCTGCTGGACTTCTTCTTCCGGCAGAGGAAGAAGAGCAGggcgagcagcagcagcaggccgAGCACGCACGCGATGGCAATGCCGGCGATGGCGCCGCCGGagagcttcttcttcttcttgccgccaccgacgtcagcggcggcGCCGCCGGCGCCTGGCTGGCCCTCCGGCGACCCGGCCGGCGTCTCCGCGGTCTCGCCGGGGCACAGGCCGAGCGGGCCGCCGCAGAGCCCGGTGCCGAGGAAGGAGTCCTTGGGCATCTTGCGGAGCTTGCGGGGGATGGAGCCGTTGAGCTTGTTGTAGGAGACGTTGAACTGCTCCAATGTGGGCAGGTCCAGCTTGGGGATCTCGCCGGAGAAGTCGTTGCTGTCGAGGATGAGCGAGCCGAGGCGGTTGAGCTTGTTGAAGTCGGGCGAGATCTCGCCGGAGAACTTGTTCTGCCCGATGTTGAGCCGCACCAGGTTCTTGAGCGTGAAGAGCCCCGCGGGGACCTCGCCGGAGAAGGCGTTGTGCTGGAAGTACATGGCCCGGAGCTCGGTCATGCGGGCGACGTCGTCGGGGATGGGCCCCGTGAGCGCGTTCCAGCGGAGGGAGAGCGTGCGGAGCGCGGTGAGGTTGCCGAGCACGCCCGAGGGGAGCGCGCCCATGAGcccggcgccggggagccggagCTCGACGACGCGGCCGTTCTCGCAGGCCACGCCCTGCCACTGGCACGTCTGCGTGCTGCTGTTCCACGCCGGCAGCGCGGACCGGCCCACCGCCTTGCGCAGCGCCTCCAGCGCCTGCGCGTCCGTGTTGAGGTCGTCGGAGCGGTACGCCGGGAGCACCGACACAAGGACCAGCACCGCAAGTGCCAGCCCCGGCATTGCCGCCATCGCCGGCGGCGCGGGGTGAGAGAGGGCGGGAGGGAGGTGGGCGGCGAGAGGCTTCTTGCTCTGTCAGCTCAAGGAGGGCACTGGCATGGCCATGGAGACGGACACTCTCTCTGTGTGGTGGTAGTACTGGCAGCAGTAGAAATAGAGtgggcaggggcaggggcaggggcaggggAATCTTGAATTATAATGGAAGGTTTGGTTAGGCCAAGGAGCTGGAGCGGCGGGCCTGATTGGCGCAAATGGGCTTGATTGCTTTAATGATAGATTAACCCGGTGGCGCTTACTGGAGCCTAGTTGGAGAATTCCCGCTTTCCTCTTTTTCTAATCCAAAGCTCGCTCCGAGGGGAGAAAGGCAGATTAGCAGGTGGAGTCTTTTGAGGCCCGATGAGATGAAAGGCTGGACGCGGGACCAGCACCAGCCGGGGCAAAAGACACGAGAAAAATAATACTGCTGCAGTGCTAATAGTAATATATTTCCATGATGGATTGTTTAGGAAATCGTGAGCTAGACAGATGAACCGCGCTCGCTTTCACCCGGAATTCCATTGGGAGAAATTCCTACCCACCGCGCTGGAGATTCTTTTGGGTTGAGTGAATTCCAAGCTTCCAACCATGAGCAAAAGGTTTGCGAGTACTGCTGGCCACTCGGGCAGTGCAAGTGCCGGTGGTAGTACCCGAGCATCGCATGTTATCCAGTTCACGGGCATTTATCGGCCAGTTCCCCGGGCAAGGCACACGAGCACGGTCTTGTGTTGGTGTACATAATCTTGAATCTTGGGCAACACGTACGTACGTACCCACCCAGTGCCTGAAAACGCAGCAGTAAAACTCGGCAGGTTCACGGTTGTGTGAAAAGGCAAATTTAACTGGGCAGGTTCAGGATCGCACGCTTGACAGGCTTTTGGTTCCGGTCAAGGACTCGCCGGCTGAGCTGCATCATCACGCTCGAGACTCGGCTACTCGAGAAAAAAGAAATATAGAATGGTGGCCAGTGGCCGGCTGATCGGGCCAACTTGTTCGTGTCCCGGGAGAACAAGAGCGACGAGCTCTGGCAAATGATGATGGTGTGGCCCAAGGAAGTGTGGCGCCTCTTTTTTTTTGGTGCTGTTGGTTTGGCAATGATCGATCGAGGGTGCGTACGGTAGGTCTTTCCAGGCAGCAGGTATCGTATCGGGTACAACGAACTCCCTTGTTGTTCCATCGGTTGGAAATTGTGAGAGAGATGGGCTCCGCCCCGCCCACCAACTAGATTCTTTTGTCTGCCCAAGCAAATCGGTCCAGCCCAATCGTGTAGCAAGCTTGCTGATGATGCATTGACCAACTGGCTAGGTTTCACTAGGGGCTTTCGTTTTCGTTTCTTCCATTTCTACGACCTTTCTTCCTTCGAGATGGTGCTAATAATAATGCCCACGGGAGGAAGAACCCAGACTCCAAAGGATTCCATAGAATAGCTACAGACAGGGTTGAAACACATCAAGGAGGAGACaaaaataatactccctccgttccaaaatataagtctttgtagagatttcaaatgaactaccacatacggatgtatatagagtgtagattcactcattttgctccgtatgtagtcacttgttgaaatctctagaaagacctATATTTAGGAAGAGCAGTGCTACGCGTACGATGAATACTTGTACGACTTTGTACGACACTGCTCAGTCACCCTCCGATCAAATCTCTGCATCAGCGGCAATCATGGGATCACTGGATCGGACTGAATCATACATTTTAAAGTCGTACGCAGAGCAATTTCGATTTAGGAACGCGGGGAGTAGATGAAGAGCAAGTCAGCAACCAAAGGGGCGACAATGATACTAGTTTTTAATGTCAGAAAAATTGACCAAAGCATCTTAGAAACAGCTTTCTGTAAATGACAATCCTTCAAGAGAAAATGACAATCCTtcagaaatgtgaagctacatagTAAATCAGATGATTTCGTATTGAATTTCGTAAAGGACAAATAACAGTAGAGGATGTTGCAGACGCACCTGCTTACCATACTGGGTTTCGTACCAAAATTCAGAAAGACAACGTATGCTGCAGGATGGTGAAGATGGTTTACCTACTTACCATGCTGAACTGGTTGTAAAAAATGCTGGAACTTGTTGACAGCGATGAGATAGATGTTGCAGTTGCCATCTAGAAGCTGAAATGTTGCATACGACGTGGTTCTCTCCTTTTCTACCAAGGGAGTTTTGTACCAGGAGATGCAGCGACTGAAACTGGGCAGAGAGATGATATCTGACGCTTATATCGGCTGATAAACTCAAGCAAATGCCTTTCATTCATGCCTTTGTATTCCACCAAAACCAGCATAACTTCGCAAACTCAAAATGGAGCCCTTGTTTATCTTCATATCCAAAAAAATGGCTGAACTGAGCCTGCAAGACTCATCCATTGACACTGACACAATGCCAGCAACCATGGCGGAGTCGTTCAGCTTCACACCATCTCTGACGAATTAAACACCTTCCAAGATCCATCAATGTAGAGGCTACCCAACTGGGTAACTCTGCACCTGAAGTCAACCGAGAGCAAAATATTGCCGACACATAATGAGGCCGAGGCACCTCTTTGTGAAGTTGACTGATCCTACATGACGGCAGCTACGCTGTTTCCAAAGAGTGGACCAGCCGAATGGTTTTTCCCACTTGTCACAATCGCAGAGTTAAACAGAAAAAAAGAATCGGCAGAATATTGAAGCTTTTGACTCAGCTACTTCTCTGGATTGAGAGATGTGCCTCGTACTGATTCTGAAAGCATGCTTGCATGATTGTCAAATATGCCTCCCAAGCTTCTCATTAGTGGCAACAATTATCATGAGCCTCTCCTCTTGACTGAGCACTTATTATCTGACAATGCAAGGGGCTGTCGGTCGagaaatcttgccacactttttgtgtgcATGACATATGGTTATTTTTCACAAAAAGAATATTGCATAAGGTGTGGCTTAGAATCAAACACCCACCTAATATGAGGCGTGGCAATGTGTGGTAAAGTGTGGCTAGAAACCAAACAGCCCCCAAGTGATGTGTTTGCTGACATTAGCAGTAAAACCTGAATGTTGACATGAACTTCAGGAGATTGTTGTTCTGGGTGCTTCTTTCTTGTTGAACCCTTTCCTTTGTAATGTTTGTGTCAACTGAAGCTTCAATTCTGTTGTCTATCTAACACTAACACTGATCTCAATGAATCTTAAATATGGTTTCCCTATAGTACCTTATTATATTTGCATATCTGACTTGTTTTGTTATCTTTGGATCTCTATTATTAAGTCAGAGAGAGATGACAGTGGAAACACAGGAATAACTTGACACAATTTTCCCGGATAAGAGCTACTGTTAGATACTAAATTTTCCAGCATGAAATGATAACACTGGAAAGATATATGTTGGATTGCTGACTAAGAATTTCATACAAATATACCTACTGCGTAATGCAACATAAGGATACACCATATGTTAGGAAACGTTACAGTTTACTGTTTACAGCAGACTTGGAGAATGTTTCTCTGTTCACTTCATTGGCAGAAAGTATAAATCCTTCATGAATAGCTGAAGGAACCCTTCACACCATCCAAGCTTTCTCCAAGGGATACCCTGAAAAGAACAGAAACAAAAAACACAAGTTGGGGCGACGGAGCAAGAGCAGCTAACCAAACTAAAATGCCATCTTCTATATTAGGTGGAGTGGAGTGGCGAGTGTGGGTGTGAAAGTTTGAATGTAACATCCACGGTGGATTGGGCTCTTTCTTTACCCATCTTCTATCTTTAATATATGATACGCATGCTGTGCGTATTTGAGGAAAAAAAACTAAAATGCCAGAGAGTCAATGATCAACTAGTAAAAAATGATGCAATGACAATATGGATACAGGTTAGGTTCATTACAGTATAAAACTGAGATTATTTTTTCAGACCTATACAACAAACTGAATAATAAAAGTGGCAGCATGTAAACTCTAATGTAAATTATCCAAAACACCTCAGTCCGAAATAAAGtgatttctgttttctttttctggATGTAGTTTCTCAGTAAATAACAAATGATCATGGGAGTCAAAGTGATATTCTGGGAAGTACAGGTATTTACAGTGTGAGGAGCACCAGTAACTAATGTTTTCTTTTTTGTTCTGGAGAAGTAAAACTGCGAGATATAGCATCAAGAATTAGAAACCCAATGGACCCAGCAGGTTACCCTTGATGAACAGTTATACTAGCCCACATTAGGATGAGTTGAGTTGTGAGTTGTCAAAATTAAACACACAGTAATGTAGAGCATAGAATCCAAGAGACAGCTGAGTAGAATACATAAGGACTGAACCTTTGTTCTACTGCAGATCATGGAGGTTGGGAATGTGGGTGATGAGTGATGACACTTGAGCAGACTAACATAATGATTTGCTTGGTAGGAATAAAATGTCCTGAGTGCTGCTGTGCTTGCTGTTTGTGAGCGTTATTTGGCGCAATGTAATCTCCCTTGCTCAACTATCACTTAAACAGACAGCATGCAGTAAAAGATATGAGATGGGTGCAACGTAATCTCCCTTACTGAATTATCCATTTGGCTGACATGTTATGACAGGCTTCATGGTCAGGCTTTTAAGTTTTAACACAGGCCATAACTAACTGTTCCACCATAAGTACATGAAGTCTAATCACTAGACGCTAAACATATAACTAAGACTGTCCTTCATAAGGAACTACATGAAAAGATATAGTTATACGAAATTGGAATGTGGTGAGAATTGCTAAGAACTCTACTTGTCTATGAGACTTCTTCCCACCCTCTCCTAAATACACCATCTGACAGGAGACATTACTCAAAAATTATTTTGTTCCTTTTCCACACTCTACACCCAAACAGAGAGCACAACAATGCAAACCTTTACGAATGCTACGTAGATAGTACAATTCAGTGTAAATCCAGAAACACTGAAGCTAAATATTCCCTATATTTCCTGCTGTCTTACTTGTGCATGCAGTACTTGTACTCATGGCTGCGGACATAGTCTAGCTCCCCTTCCTCAAGCTGCCACAACACAGTAAAAATCACTTCATCAGAATTCAAAGCAAACATCACAGAAGCAGCCTTCCACACCGCGCCTCCACTCACCGGATCGCCGCCATATATGAGGTTGTAGCACTCCGGCGAGAGGCAGCGCAGCACGCAATTCTCCTTCTCCGTGGTGGACGACCTGCACGCGAATCCCCACAGCCCGCTGCGCGGAGCCAAGAGAAACAGCCGTCAGAAACAACATCAGATGCATCCCCATCGAGCGCGAGCAGCACACACAGCGGGCACGTACTTCTCGACGTCGGTGTAGCAGGCGGCCTTGTTCTCGCGGATCTCCTTGTCCTGCAACACGGAATTGGAGGGTGAGACGGGTGGGAGGCAGGGAGAAGCTTGGGGAAAGGTCAGGGGAGGAGACGTACGGTGATGGGGCGGCCAGAGGacttggcggcggcggtgggggagatgaggagagcgaggaggagcaggaggaagcTGCAGGCCGCGGGGATCCGCCGCCGCTGAATCCGGTGGAGCGGACGCATGGCGGGTGTTGGATCCATCCGGTCGGCAGCGGTAGCGGACGGTGCGACGAATGCGGTGGTGTCTGTCTCTGCCCCGTGTGGAGTCCAACCAATCAAGTGGAACGCATTACAGATGCTAGTACCATATTTCAATCTCTTTGCAATATTTGAAACATCCAACCAATCAAGTGGAACGCATTACAGATGCTAGTACCATATTTCAATCTCTTTGCAATATTTGAAACATGTTTTAAAAACTTCAACCGCATTTGCATGTAACGTGTTCCCTTTTGCATGTAAACATATTGCAATCCCTTTTGCATGTAACGTGTTCCATTTTTGAGACAACGGCTTCTTTAAAATTGTAGGCATTTTCAATCACATACTGTAACCTGTTCAAGTCATGAGCACCTGTCTAGAAAACTAGCACAAAATGTGCTGTTCTATGTTCACTGATGTTACTCTGGCCCCTGCTTCTTCCCGGCTTCCCACACAATAACAAAATTGGCGGGGCGCAAACAATATGATCGCCCGAGAAACAGATTTGTGCAACCGGATTCCGATCCATTACACTATTAACATCCAACAAACAATGCTACCGAAATTCACTCTCCATCTTCAGCTTTACTTGTGCGATCATCCCCCTTCAGGCGAAACCTGAATTTGCCCGTTCTGCATATCAGGAAGATGAATGTTGTGATCATGAAGCATCCTTCTAACAATGGGGCAGCACGATGAACTCCGCGTTGATAAGTCCACCGTGGAATAACAGGTTGTGCACTGATCGAAGCAAATCTCTGATCCCCTTCTTCACCCCTGGCATGGTATGAATAACATTGTTAAATTCGGGCAAAAATGAACTATAATTCAACAGAACTAGGGGATGCTTATTCGAACAAAAATGAACTACAATACTAATAAAATATAATATGTACCTGAACAGATTCCTGACGGACCCCCAAAACGATGATTTCTTCCCTGCGGAAGAATGATGGCTTCTGTTTCTCAAGTTTCCTTGATCTATAGTTTCTGATTAAGCCAAAAGTTAGGAAGCAAAAAGTCTTGTTAATTATGTTATGTATATGCATGCATAAGATGCTAACTACAATCAACTCAGGAACAGTACGATGTACCATCACCAGGAACTGAAATGCCCCGAGTTCCCTTTAATGCAGCAAGATCTTCAACAAGTGAACGTGCCTGGTCACTGCATAAATAAACACAATGAGAAAGTAACACAACAAAAGTGACTATGGTGTTAACACTATAAAAACTAACAAGCAATGCTACTGTTTCCAGTTCAGCCCCTGAAGACCACTACGAGTAGCAGCACACTTACAGTTGCCAACCAGTAATGCCACAGAGAGCAAACACAAAAGGATGACAGGACAGGTCAGATGAAAATATGAAGTCATGTGATTGCTGTTGGCTGTTGAGCCCTGAATCAAGCATGTCCAATTTGGTTCACTCTTTGAACAAGAaatcaactactccctccgtgcCATAATATATGAGCGTTTtgtacactagtgtagtgtcaaaaacgttcttatattatgggacagagggagtagtttttAAAACTTTTGGATAAGTGACGATTCCGGCAATAGCTAAAGATCAACTCATCAGAGTGTAAAAACAACATTTGTCGGCAGCTCGCGTGCTGTTAGAAAACACTGGCAATTCACACCTGATATTCTTCGGGATCTTCACCTTTATCACAAAGTTGTGGTCTCCTCTATGGTTAGGTCTCTTAATGTCCCGAGCTCCCAGTTGCACAATCTTCAACTTCTCCCCAGGCTGAGTTCCAGGGGGAATATAAAGATCCCTCAATCCCTCTATTG
This genomic window from Aegilops tauschii subsp. strangulata cultivar AL8/78 chromosome 4, Aet v6.0, whole genome shotgun sequence contains:
- the LOC109775522 gene encoding probable inactive receptor kinase At1g48480; the protein is MAAMPGLALAVLVLVSVLPAYRSDDLNTDAQALEALRKAVGRSALPAWNSSTQTCQWQGVACENGRVVELRLPGAGLMGALPSGVLGNLTALRTLSLRWNALTGPIPDDVARMTELRAMYFQHNAFSGEVPAGLFTLKNLVRLNIGQNKFSGEISPDFNKLNRLGSLILDSNDFSGEIPKLDLPTLEQFNVSYNKLNGSIPRKLRKMPKDSFLGTGLCGGPLGLCPGETAETPAGSPEGQPGAGGAAADVGGGKKKKKLSGGAIAGIAIACVLGLLLLLALLFFLCRKKKSSSAPRSSTAAVEKGRDLGMGPLDAEPKGQNGNGVHGAAAVPAAAAAAAAVAAKSGGGGSTAGSKKLIYFGPMAAAPPFDLEDLLRASAEVLGKGAFGTAYKAVMESGAAVAVKRLKDVDLPEPEFRERIAAIGAVQHELVVPLRAYYFSKDEKLLVYDYMSMGSLSALLHGNRSSGRTPLDWEARSAIALSTARGVAHIHSTGPTASHGNIKSSNVLLTKSYEARVSDHGLPTLVGPSFSPTRVSGYRAPEVTDIRRVSQKADVYSFGVLLLELLTGKAPTHAVVNEEGLDLPRWVQSVVREEWTAEVFDQELLRYQNVEEEMVQLLQLAIDCSAQHPDRRPSMSDAAARIDEIRRSASSPAQHATTDSPAAPAPEGDEPSL
- the LOC141021346 gene encoding uncharacterized protein; translated protein: MDPTPAMRPLHRIQRRRIPAACSFLLLLLALLISPTAAAKSSGRPITDKEIRENKAACYTDVENGLWGFACRSSTTEKENCVLRCLSPECYNLIYGGDPLEEGELDYVRSHEYKYCMHKVSLGESLDGVKGSFSYS